The Nitrosopumilus sp. genome includes a region encoding these proteins:
- a CDS encoding enoyl-CoA hydratase-related protein, translated as MSLVTTSTSDGICTVKINRPDKLNAMNTDVAKELIKTFEELNHNDDVKVIILTGEGDKAFSAGADIEYMSKISADESVEYAKTGQLVTATVELVKQPTIAAVNGFALGGGCELAMSCDIRIAADTARLGQPEVTIGVPPGWGGTQRLMRIVGIAKAKELVYTGKMVKADEAKEIGLVNQVVPLASLQEEALKMAQQIAGNSTMGVLMSKVAINKGRNADLDTGLALELLAWRNCFTHPDREERMTAFVNKSKK; from the coding sequence ATGTCACTAGTTACTACATCTACTTCTGATGGCATTTGCACTGTCAAGATTAACAGACCTGACAAACTCAATGCCATGAATACTGATGTTGCAAAAGAACTAATCAAAACTTTTGAAGAACTAAACCATAATGATGATGTCAAAGTTATCATTTTGACTGGTGAAGGAGATAAGGCATTTTCTGCTGGTGCAGATATTGAATACATGTCAAAAATCTCTGCAGATGAATCAGTTGAATATGCAAAAACAGGTCAACTTGTTACTGCAACTGTCGAATTGGTAAAACAACCAACTATTGCAGCAGTTAATGGTTTTGCACTAGGTGGTGGTTGTGAACTTGCAATGTCTTGTGATATTAGAATAGCAGCTGATACTGCTAGACTAGGTCAACCAGAAGTAACAATTGGTGTTCCTCCTGGATGGGGTGGTACACAAAGATTGATGAGAATTGTGGGAATAGCAAAGGCAAAGGAACTTGTTTACACAGGTAAAATGGTCAAAGCAGATGAGGCAAAAGAAATTGGTTTAGTTAACCAAGTAGTTCCGCTTGCTTCATTACAAGAAGAAGCTTTGAAAATGGCACAACAAATTGCTGGAAACTCTACTATGGGTGTTTTAATGTCCAAAGTTGCAATTAACAAAGGAAGAAATGCAGATCTTGACACTGGACTTGCATTAGAACTTCTTGCTTGGAGAAACTGCTTTACTCATCCTGATAGAGAAGAGCGCATGACCGCATTTGTTAACAAGTCAAAAAAATAG
- a CDS encoding plastocyanin/azurin family copper-binding protein produces MKHRSIKISIITMIFSILLVSLTANEAAAESVPEWVKNNALWYGQGDISETEFLNAIKFLIETGVIVIESAEDVVAEIMEAEIIIPNGNSDVSGSGFYLPLNLEISENTKVTWVNDDSVPHNIQSQDNMGKVSDLFNSPPLQTGDRFEFTFEESGVYNYYCSFHPWRVGVVTVK; encoded by the coding sequence ATGAAACACAGATCAATAAAAATATCAATTATAACAATGATATTTTCAATTCTACTAGTTTCATTAACAGCTAATGAGGCAGCTGCAGAATCAGTTCCAGAATGGGTAAAAAATAATGCATTATGGTATGGTCAAGGAGATATTTCTGAGACAGAGTTTCTCAATGCAATAAAATTTTTGATAGAAACTGGAGTAATAGTGATTGAATCTGCCGAAGATGTTGTTGCAGAAATTATGGAAGCAGAGATCATAATTCCTAATGGAAATTCAGATGTATCAGGTAGTGGATTTTACTTGCCACTGAATCTAGAAATAAGTGAAAATACCAAAGTGACATGGGTAAATGATGATTCAGTTCCTCATAACATCCAAAGTCAAGACAACATGGGAAAAGTAAGTGATTTGTTCAATAGTCCCCCACTTCAAACAGGAGACAGATTTGAGTTCACATTTGAAGAAAGCGGAGTTTACAATTATTATTGTTCATTCCATCCATGGAGAGTAGGAGTAGTTACAGTAAAATAG
- a CDS encoding ArsR family transcriptional regulator, whose amino-acid sequence MQELIQSQKIMDDERKQVILEILADKYCKLILHNTLEKPKSAMEISSEKKIPISTVYRRLQTLYDAKLLAISGSINQDGKKYFLYKSKVKSISLKCDLEITSIELVPNSSRVD is encoded by the coding sequence ATGCAAGAACTAATTCAATCCCAAAAGATAATGGATGATGAAAGAAAGCAAGTAATTTTGGAAATCCTTGCTGACAAATATTGTAAATTAATCCTCCATAATACTTTAGAAAAACCAAAATCTGCTATGGAAATATCTAGTGAAAAAAAGATTCCTATTAGTACTGTATATAGAAGACTTCAGACCCTATATGATGCAAAATTACTCGCAATTTCTGGTTCCATAAATCAGGATGGCAAAAAATACTTTCTGTACAAGAGTAAAGTAAAATCTATTTCTCTAAAATGTGATTTAGAAATAACTTCTATTGAACTTGTACCCAATTCTTCACGTGTAGATTAA
- a CDS encoding CBS domain-containing protein — translation MNSSDPIQKKTWVKQIMSNSIVSVDSSVTATNAAKMMEDTGVGSIVVLENNLPVGIVTDRDFAIKIAAHSYPIDTPVRRIMSSPLISIDPNSDLWVASDLMSTRNVRKLPVIDDDKVVGILTSSDLVKHIADH, via the coding sequence ATGAATTCGTCTGATCCTATCCAAAAAAAAACTTGGGTTAAACAAATTATGAGTAATTCAATTGTCTCAGTTGATTCATCAGTCACCGCAACTAATGCAGCAAAGATGATGGAAGATACAGGAGTAGGTTCTATTGTAGTTTTAGAAAATAATTTACCTGTAGGAATTGTCACTGATAGAGATTTTGCAATAAAGATTGCAGCTCATTCTTATCCTATTGACACTCCTGTTAGAAGAATTATGTCCTCTCCTCTCATATCCATTGATCCAAATTCTGATTTGTGGGTGGCATCTGATTTGATGTCCACTAGAAATGTTAGAAAATTACCTGTAATTGATGATGATAAAGTGGTTGGAATTTTAACCTCTAGTGATTTGGTTAAACATATAGCTGATCACTGA
- the erpA gene encoding iron-sulfur cluster insertion protein ErpA produces MATEQTQKMVTVTAKAAEKIQEFMKEEAESPEYLRVYVQGGGCSGLSYGMGFEKAPEEDDLVLEENGVKLLIDSYSVDHLQGANVDYIESLMGSGFKINNPNVTKSCSCGHSFSTE; encoded by the coding sequence ATGGCAACTGAGCAAACACAAAAGATGGTCACAGTTACAGCAAAAGCAGCTGAAAAGATCCAAGAATTCATGAAAGAAGAAGCAGAATCTCCTGAATATCTTAGAGTATATGTTCAAGGTGGCGGTTGTTCTGGTCTATCTTATGGGATGGGCTTTGAAAAAGCACCAGAAGAAGATGATCTTGTCTTGGAAGAAAATGGAGTCAAACTCCTAATTGACAGCTACAGCGTTGATCATTTGCAAGGTGCAAACGTAGACTATATTGAAAGCCTAATGGGCTCTGGATTCAAAATTAACAATCCAAATGTTACAAAATCCTGTTCGTGTGGTCACTCATTTAGCACAGAATAA
- the dnaG gene encoding DNA primase DnaG: MPQSGIVKYHVKLSYEVDGLVERADIIGAIFGQTEGLLGPEMNLNELQRVSKVGRIEVNAKSTSNTTSGDALIPMSTDIDTCALIAAGIESIDKVGPFDCAFKLEAIDDVRAAKKDDIVKRAKEIKQKWATKTVSEGESMLNDVHQGDSGKLSTYGPSKLTCSSGLADSNWVILVEGRADVINLLRAGYDNVLAIEGAKIDESIKELCNSKDTVVAFLDGDRSGGFILKELKSFVTLDYEIQADSGVEVEELTPQRIDEILRPIADEIKHGKPAPALKSEDDKPVAEMATKIFPNLNETLEAIALDSDENEIFKVPISEVVSKLSSQSGIKYLLLDGIITQRLLEGAKNAGVECVIGHRVAKLSNSDGMKLKTFSDLGVS, encoded by the coding sequence ATGCCTCAATCAGGAATTGTCAAATATCACGTTAAACTTTCCTATGAAGTCGATGGACTTGTTGAAAGAGCAGATATAATCGGAGCCATTTTTGGCCAAACAGAAGGACTGTTAGGCCCAGAGATGAATCTGAATGAACTGCAACGAGTTTCTAAAGTTGGTCGTATTGAAGTAAACGCAAAATCCACATCTAATACTACAAGTGGCGATGCATTAATTCCAATGAGTACTGATATTGATACTTGTGCATTAATTGCTGCAGGTATTGAAAGCATTGACAAAGTAGGACCTTTTGATTGTGCATTCAAATTAGAAGCTATTGATGATGTAAGAGCAGCAAAGAAAGACGATATTGTTAAACGAGCAAAAGAAATCAAACAAAAATGGGCAACTAAAACCGTAAGTGAAGGTGAAAGCATGTTAAATGATGTTCACCAAGGTGACAGTGGTAAATTATCTACATATGGTCCTTCAAAACTAACATGTAGTTCAGGTCTTGCCGATTCCAATTGGGTAATTCTTGTTGAAGGAAGAGCTGATGTAATCAATCTTTTGAGAGCAGGATATGACAATGTACTTGCAATTGAAGGTGCAAAAATTGATGAATCTATTAAAGAATTGTGTAATTCTAAAGATACTGTAGTTGCTTTTCTTGACGGTGACAGATCTGGTGGATTTATTCTAAAAGAACTCAAATCCTTTGTTACTTTAGATTATGAAATTCAAGCAGATTCTGGCGTTGAAGTTGAAGAATTAACTCCTCAAAGAATTGACGAAATACTGCGACCTATTGCTGATGAAATTAAACATGGTAAACCTGCACCTGCGCTAAAAAGTGAAGATGATAAACCTGTTGCAGAAATGGCCACAAAAATATTTCCAAATCTAAATGAAACTCTTGAAGCCATTGCATTAGACAGTGATGAAAATGAAATTTTCAAAGTTCCAATCAGTGAAGTAGTAAGTAAATTATCATCCCAATCTGGAATCAAATATCTTCTATTGGATGGAATTATCACTCAGAGACTTTTAGAGGGTGCCAAAAATGCTGGTGTTGAATGCGTTATTGGACACAGAGTTGCAAAATTATCAAACTCTGATGGAATGAAACTGAAAACCTTTAGTGACTTAGGCGTATCTTAG
- a CDS encoding DUF120 domain-containing protein: MTELKIQHLLTLSYLLSKGAKYNYVSITTSFLGKNIKKSQQAASKHLLELEQNQFIERIINGRNISVKITSKGFSEMVKLSAILQKSLDSSPSYVELKGTLVSGMGEGAYYMGLKGYTKQFQSKIGYVPYPGTLNVRLDQKIHQEAIKQFETLNGIKIKSFSDGKRTYGWVKCFNAKLNNSTICELIILERTHHDDSIIELISKYCLRKTAKLKDGSKVSIKIPINS; this comes from the coding sequence ATGACTGAACTAAAAATTCAGCACCTCCTAACTCTGTCTTACCTGCTTTCAAAGGGAGCTAAATACAATTACGTCTCCATAACTACTTCATTTCTAGGAAAAAATATCAAAAAATCACAACAGGCTGCATCCAAACATCTTCTTGAATTGGAACAAAATCAATTCATTGAACGTATAATTAATGGACGAAATATTTCTGTAAAAATTACATCAAAAGGTTTTTCTGAAATGGTAAAATTGTCTGCAATATTACAAAAAAGCCTTGATTCATCTCCTTCTTACGTTGAATTGAAAGGTACTTTGGTTTCTGGAATGGGTGAAGGAGCATATTACATGGGATTAAAGGGATATACAAAACAATTTCAATCAAAAATTGGATATGTTCCGTATCCTGGAACATTAAACGTTAGATTAGATCAAAAAATTCACCAAGAAGCCATTAAACAATTTGAAACTTTGAATGGGATCAAAATTAAGAGTTTCTCTGATGGGAAACGAACCTATGGATGGGTAAAATGCTTTAATGCTAAACTAAATAATTCTACAATTTGTGAATTAATTATTCTTGAACGTACACATCATGATGATTCTATAATTGAATTAATATCAAAATATTGTTTACGAAAAACCGCCAAGTTAAAAGATGGATCAAAAGTTTCAATAAAAATTCCGATAAATTCCTAA
- a CDS encoding FAD synthase, protein MEQTEKTILVTMYTCQIEGKKPIDEIKKNTILSEDIINSKIDELIKKELVNEDRETLTNAGRNSLCVVLAGGVFDIIHPGHIYTLNAAKELGDVLVVVVATDNTAVKMKKRKPLHTQKQRQELVNSLSAVDLCLIGQEDDIFKTVNHVRPQIIALGYDQVHQEKFITEGCKKIKLDAKVARLQSPIPESSSSKIQKEYGESIHGI, encoded by the coding sequence TTGGAACAAACAGAAAAAACAATTCTAGTCACAATGTATACCTGTCAAATTGAGGGTAAAAAGCCAATTGATGAGATAAAGAAAAACACGATACTTTCTGAAGACATTATTAATTCAAAGATTGATGAATTAATCAAAAAAGAATTGGTAAATGAAGATAGAGAAACTCTCACAAATGCAGGGAGAAATTCATTATGTGTAGTTTTAGCTGGAGGTGTATTTGACATCATTCATCCAGGACATATTTACACCTTGAATGCAGCAAAAGAATTAGGAGATGTGTTAGTAGTAGTAGTAGCAACTGACAATACAGCAGTGAAAATGAAGAAGAGAAAACCCCTTCATACACAAAAACAGAGACAAGAATTAGTCAATTCATTGTCAGCAGTTGATCTTTGCTTAATTGGACAAGAAGATGATATTTTCAAGACTGTAAATCATGTGAGACCACAAATTATTGCACTTGGATATGATCAAGTTCATCAAGAAAAATTCATTACAGAAGGGTGTAAAAAAATAAAACTTGACGCCAAAGTTGCAAGATTGCAATCTCCTATTCCTGAAAGCTCTAGTTCAAAAATTCAAAAAGAATATGGAGAATCTATCCACGGAATTTAG
- the dph5 gene encoding diphthine synthase, whose translation MLWFVGLGISGFKSIPSEALDVLLKADIVYLEQFTSPIGKSDLTKIKNSTKGEFKLAKRWLVEDGREILENAKKKKVVLLAYGDPYIATTHIELKTRAMEEKIKTHSIHASSSLTSMIGECGLHFYKVGRIATIMSEMKSLTTPYYVIYKNIIEGNHTILLLEYNQDKDFFLDPNDALKGLLETEKGQIRKVISSSTFAIVASRIGFKDQSIISGKISSLKKIDFGKPPHTIIITGRLHFTESDALKIFGKCIDEPFDNTEKTEKISIQMMKKYVPMVREALDEVKPLYKDQKEFQDILENAELYVKDAEKFLEDGQDEVAILSIGYADGLVDALRIAKGLDPKM comes from the coding sequence ATGCTGTGGTTTGTAGGTTTAGGAATTTCGGGATTTAAATCAATTCCAAGTGAAGCATTAGACGTGTTGCTAAAAGCAGATATTGTATACTTGGAGCAATTTACCAGTCCAATTGGAAAATCAGATTTAACTAAAATCAAGAATTCAACAAAAGGAGAATTCAAACTAGCAAAAAGATGGCTTGTTGAAGACGGCAGGGAAATTTTAGAAAATGCAAAGAAAAAGAAAGTGGTATTATTAGCATATGGTGACCCATACATTGCCACTACACATATAGAATTGAAAACTAGAGCTATGGAAGAAAAAATTAAAACTCATTCAATTCATGCATCATCTTCTCTTACTTCAATGATTGGAGAATGTGGTTTGCATTTTTACAAAGTTGGAAGAATTGCAACAATCATGAGTGAGATGAAATCATTGACGACCCCATACTATGTAATATACAAAAACATCATAGAAGGAAACCACACAATACTTCTTTTAGAATATAATCAGGACAAGGATTTTTTCTTAGATCCTAATGATGCCTTAAAGGGGTTATTAGAAACTGAAAAAGGACAGATTAGAAAGGTTATCAGTTCATCTACATTTGCAATAGTAGCATCAAGAATTGGATTCAAAGATCAAAGCATCATATCAGGTAAAATATCCAGTTTAAAAAAAATAGATTTTGGAAAACCTCCACATACAATAATTATTACTGGAAGATTACATTTTACAGAATCAGATGCATTGAAAATATTTGGCAAATGTATAGATGAACCATTTGATAATACAGAAAAAACAGAAAAAATTTCAATTCAAATGATGAAAAAATATGTTCCAATGGTCAGGGAAGCTCTTGATGAAGTTAAACCTCTATACAAAGATCAGAAAGAATTTCAAGATATTTTAGAAAACGCCGAACTATATGTAAAAGATGCAGAAAAATTTCTGGAAGATGGGCAAGATGAGGTAGCTATTTTGAGTATTGGTTATGCAGATGGTCTTGTAGATGCATTAAGAATAGCAAAAGGCCTTGATCCCAAGATGTAA
- a CDS encoding M20/M25/M40 family metallo-hydrolase, giving the protein MDTHFTVTPRFAVKMLEKALRLYTPSLSEKPMAEFLADKCDDLGFEDIQIDEVGNMIAKKGSGSPKIMLCGHMDVVPGKVKVRKEGDSLYGRGASDAKAPLMAMLFAAASIQNNNGTIIFVGAVDEEGNATGIKNLVKKKMDIDYAVFGEPSGIKQVTIAYKGRLAINLKISVPDSSHASAPWLSKNAILESMIFARELKDKLEANQEDRTKGMLLTATMTEVKGGTSHNVTPKDCETTFDIRIPVDMNCKSIEQKIATLVKEISQEREVEAFYSILDETEPFEAPHNSPLVRAFTLGIMETEHSRPTLIRKTGTGDMNVLGNQWGIPVVTYGPGDPHEAHTIDEKVSVDEYLRGIEILKKTLQHLKRLHDKKMK; this is encoded by the coding sequence TTGGACACTCATTTTACAGTTACACCAAGATTTGCAGTAAAGATGTTAGAGAAAGCATTGAGACTCTATACACCATCTCTAAGTGAAAAACCAATGGCAGAATTTTTAGCCGACAAATGTGATGATTTAGGTTTTGAAGATATTCAAATTGACGAAGTCGGAAATATGATAGCAAAGAAGGGTTCAGGATCTCCTAAAATTATGTTATGCGGACACATGGACGTAGTTCCTGGAAAAGTCAAAGTAAGAAAAGAGGGAGATTCTCTATATGGTAGAGGAGCATCAGATGCTAAGGCTCCACTAATGGCAATGTTATTTGCTGCAGCATCAATCCAAAACAATAATGGAACTATAATTTTTGTTGGTGCAGTTGATGAAGAAGGAAATGCAACAGGAATCAAAAATTTAGTTAAGAAAAAAATGGATATCGATTATGCTGTTTTTGGAGAACCAAGTGGGATCAAACAAGTAACAATTGCATACAAAGGAAGACTAGCAATCAATCTCAAAATCAGTGTTCCAGATAGTTCTCATGCAAGTGCACCTTGGTTATCAAAAAACGCAATTTTAGAGTCAATGATTTTTGCTAGAGAATTAAAAGACAAGTTAGAAGCAAATCAAGAAGATAGAACTAAAGGGATGTTATTAACTGCCACAATGACAGAAGTCAAAGGAGGAACTAGTCACAATGTTACACCTAAAGATTGTGAAACAACTTTTGATATCAGAATTCCTGTAGATATGAATTGCAAATCCATTGAACAAAAAATTGCAACTCTAGTAAAAGAAATTTCGCAAGAAAGAGAAGTTGAAGCATTTTATTCAATTTTGGATGAAACTGAACCATTCGAGGCTCCACACAATTCACCATTGGTTAGAGCATTCACTCTAGGAATAATGGAAACTGAACATTCCAGACCAACTTTAATCAGAAAAACAGGAACAGGAGACATGAATGTTCTTGGAAATCAATGGGGAATTCCAGTAGTGACATATGGTCCAGGAGATCCACACGAGGCACATACTATTGATGAAAAAGTTTCAGTGGACGAATATCTTAGAGGGATAGAAATTCTAAAGAAAACACTACAGCATTTAAAAAGACTTCATGACAAAAAGATGAAGTAA
- the lysX gene encoding lysine biosynthesis protein LysX, translated as MNPDVTILYDTIRWEEKALLEAGKKKNINIQMVDCKKLAIDLEKKPEDYGIVIQRCVSYYRNLHSTAALEGIGVKVINCLNTGVFAGNKLFTHMLLKKFGVPTPDATVAFSKEAALEALDSQGYPKVIKPTVGSWGRLISKLNDRDSAEGIIESRENMYPIYQVHYLEEFVKRPPRDIRAIMVGDKIVAAIYRSSKHWKTNMALGGTAEPCKVTQEMEEMCIKAKHAIEGDIVGVDLMESDEKGLVVHEVNNTTEYKNTVRVCEVDIPSLMLDYALKIEK; from the coding sequence GTGAATCCTGACGTTACCATTCTTTACGATACAATCCGTTGGGAAGAAAAAGCTCTACTAGAAGCCGGTAAAAAAAAGAACATTAACATCCAGATGGTTGATTGTAAAAAATTGGCAATAGATTTAGAAAAAAAACCTGAAGACTATGGAATTGTAATTCAAAGATGTGTAAGTTACTACAGAAATCTACATTCAACTGCAGCACTTGAAGGAATTGGTGTTAAAGTAATTAATTGTCTTAACACAGGGGTTTTTGCAGGAAATAAATTATTTACACATATGTTGTTAAAAAAATTTGGAGTTCCAACACCAGATGCAACAGTTGCATTTTCAAAAGAAGCTGCATTAGAAGCATTAGATTCACAAGGATACCCCAAAGTAATCAAACCAACTGTTGGTAGTTGGGGAAGATTGATTTCAAAATTAAATGACAGAGATTCAGCCGAAGGCATTATTGAAAGTAGAGAAAATATGTATCCAATATACCAAGTTCATTATTTAGAAGAGTTTGTAAAAAGACCACCACGAGATATCAGAGCTATAATGGTAGGAGATAAAATAGTTGCAGCAATTTATCGTTCATCTAAACATTGGAAAACAAACATGGCACTTGGAGGAACAGCTGAGCCATGTAAAGTTACACAAGAGATGGAAGAAATGTGTATAAAGGCAAAACATGCAATTGAAGGAGATATCGTAGGTGTAGATTTGATGGAAAGTGATGAGAAAGGATTAGTTGTACACGAAGTGAACAATACAACTGAATACAAAAACACAGTAAGAGTCTGTGAAGTAGACATTCCTTCCTTAATGCTAGATTATGCACTGAAGATAGAAAAGTAA
- a CDS encoding alpha-aminoadipate/glutamate carrier protein LysW, which yields MSKCEECDADISIPSDALEGEIVTCPECGASFELAKGSNGFDLKPAQTVGEDWGQ from the coding sequence ATGTCAAAATGTGAAGAATGTGATGCAGATATTTCCATTCCAAGTGATGCACTTGAAGGAGAAATCGTAACATGTCCGGAATGTGGCGCAAGTTTTGAATTAGCTAAAGGTTCAAATGGTTTCGATCTAAAGCCTGCCCAAACGGTTGGCGAGGATTGGGGACAGTGA
- a CDS encoding 2-isopropylmalate synthase: MKDPNHYANLYNAYEKNPKRIRILDSTLREGEQHPGVSFTNKQRIQIAWMLDYFGVDQIEISPVVSNDHKEATKTIIKQGLKADIVSHGRALKQDIDISLDCDAKWCAAYLGISDIHLKEKLRISREEALERAVETVEYAKSHGLKIRFTVEDGSRAEPEFLLKVCKAIEEAGVDRISLPDTVGILRPIGMYNFVKKVREVVDVPLDAHVHNDIGFAVANAFSACDAGVDQIHTTIDGIGERTGIPPLAEVAVALTYLYKSPNDFRLDMLLDLSRLIENYTSIKPYDSKPIVGSSAYKHKAGTHLAAILKNPAAYEPIPPRAVGNRRRIVFGELAGKTGAAYLMSLLGLEKDEEGAKAVAAGLKGLRMGDLIEIPLEDRLEKKIINDK; encoded by the coding sequence ATGAAAGATCCGAATCACTATGCAAATCTGTATAATGCATATGAAAAAAATCCAAAGAGAATTAGAATTCTTGATAGCACTCTAAGAGAAGGAGAGCAACACCCAGGTGTTTCATTTACAAATAAACAAAGAATCCAAATCGCATGGATGTTAGATTATTTCGGAGTGGATCAAATTGAAATTTCACCAGTAGTATCAAATGATCATAAAGAAGCTACTAAGACAATTATCAAACAAGGACTAAAGGCAGATATCGTATCACATGGACGTGCTTTAAAACAAGATATTGATATTTCGTTAGATTGTGATGCCAAATGGTGTGCAGCATATTTAGGAATTTCAGACATTCACCTAAAAGAAAAATTACGAATTTCAAGAGAAGAAGCACTTGAAAGAGCTGTTGAAACAGTAGAGTATGCAAAATCACATGGACTCAAAATTAGATTTACCGTTGAAGATGGTAGTAGAGCAGAACCAGAATTCTTACTAAAAGTTTGTAAAGCTATTGAAGAAGCAGGAGTAGACAGAATCAGTCTTCCAGATACAGTTGGTATTTTACGTCCGATTGGAATGTATAATTTTGTTAAAAAAGTAAGAGAAGTAGTGGACGTACCATTAGATGCCCATGTTCATAATGATATTGGTTTTGCAGTTGCAAATGCTTTTTCAGCATGTGATGCAGGAGTGGATCAAATTCATACAACCATAGATGGGATTGGAGAAAGAACTGGAATTCCTCCATTAGCAGAAGTTGCAGTGGCATTGACCTACCTATACAAGTCTCCAAATGATTTCAGATTAGACATGTTGCTTGATTTATCAAGATTAATTGAAAATTACACATCCATCAAACCATATGATTCAAAACCAATTGTAGGTTCATCAGCATACAAACATAAAGCAGGAACACACCTAGCAGCAATTCTCAAGAATCCAGCAGCCTATGAACCAATTCCGCCAAGAGCAGTAGGGAATAGAAGAAGAATAGTATTTGGAGAGCTGGCAGGAAAAACAGGTGCTGCATATTTGATGTCATTGTTAGGATTAGAAAAAGATGAAGAAGGTGCAAAAGCTGTTGCTGCAGGACTAAAAGGTCTGAGAATGGGAGATCTTATAGAAATTCCACTAGAAGATAGACTTGAAAAAAAGATAATTAATGATAAATAA
- the lysM gene encoding HTH-type transcriptional regulator LysM, whose product MYKDKVDEKIIGYLKEDSRESFVDIGKKLKLSESAVRRRVKNLVDSGTIKKFTLELGEENTTSAIVLVSVDSATDTSKVSLKLAKLDGVKTVYEITGQYDITTIMSATSITEINNSIDALRKIPGVVDTNTVIILRKII is encoded by the coding sequence ATGTACAAGGATAAAGTTGATGAAAAGATTATTGGATATCTAAAAGAGGATTCTAGAGAATCGTTTGTAGATATTGGTAAAAAATTAAAGTTATCAGAATCAGCGGTAAGAAGACGAGTAAAAAATCTTGTAGATAGCGGAACCATCAAAAAATTCACTTTAGAATTAGGTGAAGAAAATACAACCAGTGCAATTGTTTTAGTTTCAGTAGATTCTGCTACAGACACTTCCAAAGTATCACTAAAACTTGCAAAATTAGACGGAGTTAAAACAGTCTATGAAATTACAGGCCAATACGACATAACTACAATAATGAGTGCAACAAGCATTACAGAAATCAACAACAGTATTGACGCATTAAGAAAAATTCCAGGCGTTGTAGATACAAACACCGTCATAATCTTAAGAAAAATTATCTAA